In the genome of Anabaena cylindrica PCC 7122, the window AGGTTATCAGATTCAACTCACAGGTGCAAAGGCATCTATGGCTTCTTTGTGGAGTGTTTCTGATGGAGGAACACAAGCTTTAATGAATGAATTTTATACACTTTTAAAAGTAGGAAATGTGACAAAAGCGGAAGCATTACAAAAAGCACAACTTGCCTTATTAAATAATACTAATAAAACAGAATTTAAACATCCTTATTATTGGGCTGCATTTATTTTAATTGGTAATGGGTTATGAGTTGAGTTAAATTTTTATTTCAGAATCTTCATCTTCTAATTCTTCTAATGCAGAGACTAACATTGCTAAATTTAGGTGTGTACTATACCAATGGAAAGAGTAGTTTGTAGGGTGGGTTAGACGCAACAAACAATCATGGAAAAAGATGAGATAATTATTATTGTGCGCCGTAACCCACCAGGAATATTGATGGTTGATGGTGGGTTATGCTGTTGCTAACCCACCCTAAAGTTGCATTGAGTGAAGCTGTTAAACAAGGAATTGATGCTAAAAAGAACGAAATCAAAGGTTTAGAAAATATTAAATATTGGGCGGATGTTCGCCCATTTTTACCCACATTTTACGTACACGAGTTAATTGTGAACGGTTCATTTTTAAAGCAGAAATTGTTACTCTAGCCACAGGTGTAAGTCCTACAATTTCCGTAGCATCTTCACTCCAAGTAAAATGCTGTATCCATGATTGCTGTTGAGGATGAAATAGTTTAACCTCCTCTTGAGTATTTGGATCAATTGCTGTTTGACGAGTTGCTTTATAACGATTACAAGATGGACAAGCTAAACAGAGATTTTCAAACACTGTTTCACCATCAGCTGACCGAGGAATGATATGCTCAAATTCAAAGGTAGTAACTGTTAGAAATTCAGCAGTACGACAGTAAGCACAACAATCTGCAAAACAATGACGAATTTTTTCTTTTAATTCAACAGAAATATAAGCACTCACGCTACTTTCGGTTTCTCTTGAAGTTGGTTTAAAGTATATCTAGCTCTAGTTTTAAGAATATTTAATTGATCAACCTGTGCCAGCAATTTGTCTAAAGTTTCACTTTCTTCATTAGACAATTGATTTTCAGAATTTTTCATTAATAACTTATCTAACTGAATCTGACTTTTAGGAGACAAAGAAGTTTCTGCTAAAGCTTGCAACTCATCCTGACTTAAACCAATCAATAATTCAGTATCTGCTGATAAATTGGTTAGCTGTTGGTAAGTTTCCAAATTTAACAATACACCAACTCTATCTCCTTCTGTATTCGTTATATACTGCACTGATTCAGACATGGTTCTATTGCGTAAATCCTAGATTTTAAAGATTTTGTTGGGTTAGCAACAGTGTAACCCAACCTCCTAATTCTACACAGCAGCCAATAAACCATTATGTTTTAGCAGCGCAGTAGTACTGGGTTCCCTACCTCGGAAGGCTTGAAAAACTTCCATTGGGTGCTTACTACCACCTAGTGCTAACACTGTATCCCGGTAGCGTCTACCAGTATCGTGTATTGCTTCCTCATCTTCTAGACCAGCTTCTTCAAAAGCAGCAAAAGCATCAGCACTGAGAACTTCTGCCCATTTATAGCTATAGTAACCGGCTGCATAACCACCTTCAAAAATGTGACCAAATGCACATAAAAACCCATCTCCAGGTAATGGGGGTAAAACGGTAGTAGTTTTAGCAATGCGATGACGTACATCTACGGGAGTTTCTTTACCACCAGGACGATAGCGGTAGTGTAGTTCTAAATCAACGCTGCTGAGGTGAATTTGCCGCAACATTGCCGAACCACTCATGTAATTACGTGCTGCTAACAGCTTTTGGTAATAATGCTCTGGTAGTGATTCACCGGTTTCGTAGTGTTTAGCCATACCAAACAAAGTGGGGCGGTCGTAACACCAGTTTTCCATGAATTGGCTAGGTAATTCCACTGCATCCCATTCTACATTATTAATACCTGCTGCTCCAGTATAATCAACCTTGGTGAGCATATGATGCAAACCATGTCCAAATTCGTGGAATAATGTTTCGACTTCATCAAAAGTCATTAAACTGGGCTTGTCATCAACTGGGGGAGTTTGGTTGCAAATCAAATAAGCAACAGGTAAACGAATGCTGGTGATACCATTTTCTTTGATTTTGCGACGATGAATACAAACATCCATCCAAGCACCACCGCGTTTTTCAGCAGGACGGCTGTAGGGGTCTAGATAAAAATAAGCGATCGCATTACCATGTTTATCAGATATTTGGAAATAACGTACATCCTCATGCCACACAGGGGCTTGACCATCAGCAGGAGTCACTGTCACCCCAAACAACCGTTTCACTAGCCCAAATAACCCATCTAGCACCTGTGGCAGGGGAAAATAGGGATGCAATTCCTCCGCTGTAAAGGCAAATTTCTCTTCCTGTTGACGTTCTGCCCAAAAGCTGAAGTCCCAATGTTGCAAATTATCAGCTTCTGCTGCTCCCTTAGCTTTAGCAAAGGCTTTTAGTGCTTCTAAATCTTTAACAGCAGCATCATAACTCGCTTGACGTAGTTCTTCTAACAGCTTTTCTACCGCTTGGACATTCTTCGCCATCTTACTGGCTAAACTCAGTTCGGCAAAATTCTGAAAGCCAATTAACTGAGCAAGTTCTTGCCGCAACTCTAAAATAATGTCAATTAAAGGGTTGTTATCCAATTCCCCAAAGGTGGCACGGGTAATATATGCCTTGTAAAGCTTTTCCCGTAAATCCCGACGGGTGCTGTGTTGCATAAAAGGGAAATAGCTGGGAAAATCCAAAGTGATATGCCAAGGGCCATTTTCTGGAGTGGCATTTTCTTCTCCTGCCGCACGAGCAGCTTGAGCAGCGAGACTGAGTAAACTACTTGGTAAACCCTCTATTTCCGCTTTAGTTGTTAAGCTTAAACTAAAAGCCGTAGTTGCATCCAAAAGATTGTTAGAAAACTTAGTAGCCAGTTCTGCTAACTGCATTTGAATAGTGTTGAAACGCTCTCTGGCTTCTCCTTCTAGTCCCACACCAGATAATTTTGCATCCCGAATCGCGGCTTCAACAATGCGCTGCTGGGCTGATTCTAACGTTACCCAGGTACGACTAGAGCGGAGGGCTTTAAAAGCATTATAAATAGGCTTACTTTGACCAAGAGTGTTCATAAACTGCACTACTTGCGGCTGAACCTTTTCATAGGCTATGCGTAGTTCTGGGCTATTTTTAACAGCCATTAAATGGTTCAGTATCCCCCAACTCCAATGTAGCCTTTCTGTCAACCGCTCTAGAGGTTCTACCAAACCGCTCCAGGTTGGTTCTACATTAGCTTCTAAAATATCTAGCTGTTGCTTCAGGTCTGCTAACAGATGCCTGAAGGATGGTTCTACTTGCTCCGGTGTAATCTCTGCAAACGGAGGTAAACCACAGCCTTGAACAAGGGGACTTTGAGAAATAGTAGCAGTTGCACTCATGGTTTTTTTGTTAGTAGCCAATAAATAGGGGAAACAATGATTTTTATTTATATAACTAATAATGTACCTTCACTACACAATTTAAGCTTGCTAGAATGGCACTCTTCTAAATTTAGGAAAATCTGCCGGAAAGCGGAAGCCAAATTTGTGCATTAACCAGTATGATGCGGCTGTCGTTTTTGGAGATTTTGTGGGGATAATTAAGCATGATGAGTGTTTTAGTATTTACAAATTCATGAAAATTCTGCTTTCTATTTTTTTTACGCCGGTGGTGATGTTGTTGACTCCTGGGGATGTGTTAGCAGCAATTAGAACCAAAACTATTGAGTACAAGCAAGGAAATACAATTTTAGCAGGCTATTTAGCTTATGATGACGCAATTAAAAGTAAACGTCCTGGTGTTTTAGTGGTTCACGACTGGACAGGCTTACAATCGTTTGCCAAACAACGGACTGAGCAATTAGCGAAGATGGGTTATGTTGCTTTTGCAGCTGATATCTATGGCAAGGGTATAAGACCAAAAAATGCCGAAGAGTCAGGAGCGCAAGCGAAATTGTATCGTGATGATAGACAATTATTACGCGATCGCGCGATCGCTGGTCTACAAGTTTTACAAAAAAATCAATTCACTGACCCCAAACGCATTGCTGCCATCGGTTACTGCTTCGGTGGTGGTACAGTCCTAGAATTAGCCCGTAGTGGTGCAAATATCCAAGGTGTAGTTAGTTTTCACGGCAACCTCGACACTCCTAACCCCGAAGATGCCAAAAACATCAAATCCAAAGTATTGGTACTGCATGGAGCAGATGATCCCCTAGTACCAGAACAGCAAGTAAACGGCTTTGCCAGAGAAATGCGGCTGGCTAATATAGACTGGCAATTAATTTCTTACGGTGGAGCAGTTCATTCCTTCACCAACCCCGCAGCCAAAGATAAACTCAAAGGCTCAGTTTATAACCCCATTGCGGAGCAGCGTTCTTGGCAAGCCATGCGGCAATTTTTTGCAGAAATCTTTCGTACACCAGGTTCAAATAGCAAATCCAGTAATTAGACCTAACTTCAATCGTCGTTCCTAATTGTACTGTATCCGTCCCAGTGCAACTATAGAACTTCAAATCTCCGCAACCCTTCCGGTTGTTCATACTCAACCACAACGTTCTTCACCACCGCTGCTGGTGGCCCAATGTGACACCAGCGCACCATCTCTTCTACAACCTCCCCAACTCCCTCAAACACAGCTTCCACTTGATTATCAGGAAGATTTCTCACCCAACCCGTTAACCCCAACTGGCTGGCTGTATCTAAAGTGGCATAGCGATAGCCCACCCCTTGAACTCGACCAGT includes:
- a CDS encoding M3 family metallopeptidase; amino-acid sequence: MSATATISQSPLVQGCGLPPFAEITPEQVEPSFRHLLADLKQQLDILEANVEPTWSGLVEPLERLTERLHWSWGILNHLMAVKNSPELRIAYEKVQPQVVQFMNTLGQSKPIYNAFKALRSSRTWVTLESAQQRIVEAAIRDAKLSGVGLEGEARERFNTIQMQLAELATKFSNNLLDATTAFSLSLTTKAEIEGLPSSLLSLAAQAARAAGEENATPENGPWHITLDFPSYFPFMQHSTRRDLREKLYKAYITRATFGELDNNPLIDIILELRQELAQLIGFQNFAELSLASKMAKNVQAVEKLLEELRQASYDAAVKDLEALKAFAKAKGAAEADNLQHWDFSFWAERQQEEKFAFTAEELHPYFPLPQVLDGLFGLVKRLFGVTVTPADGQAPVWHEDVRYFQISDKHGNAIAYFYLDPYSRPAEKRGGAWMDVCIHRRKIKENGITSIRLPVAYLICNQTPPVDDKPSLMTFDEVETLFHEFGHGLHHMLTKVDYTGAAGINNVEWDAVELPSQFMENWCYDRPTLFGMAKHYETGESLPEHYYQKLLAARNYMSGSAMLRQIHLSSVDLELHYRYRPGGKETPVDVRHRIAKTTTVLPPLPGDGFLCAFGHIFEGGYAAGYYSYKWAEVLSADAFAAFEEAGLEDEEAIHDTGRRYRDTVLALGGSKHPMEVFQAFRGREPSTTALLKHNGLLAAV
- a CDS encoding HNH endonuclease encodes the protein MSAYISVELKEKIRHCFADCCAYCRTAEFLTVTTFEFEHIIPRSADGETVFENLCLACPSCNRYKATRQTAIDPNTQEEVKLFHPQQQSWIQHFTWSEDATEIVGLTPVARVTISALKMNRSQLTRVRKMWVKMGEHPPNI
- a CDS encoding dienelactone hydrolase family protein → MKILLSIFFTPVVMLLTPGDVLAAIRTKTIEYKQGNTILAGYLAYDDAIKSKRPGVLVVHDWTGLQSFAKQRTEQLAKMGYVAFAADIYGKGIRPKNAEESGAQAKLYRDDRQLLRDRAIAGLQVLQKNQFTDPKRIAAIGYCFGGGTVLELARSGANIQGVVSFHGNLDTPNPEDAKNIKSKVLVLHGADDPLVPEQQVNGFAREMRLANIDWQLISYGGAVHSFTNPAAKDKLKGSVYNPIAEQRSWQAMRQFFAEIFRTPGSNSKSSN
- a CDS encoding acylphosphatase, coding for MQNSTLLPKLIRAHVLITGRVQGVGYRYATLDTASQLGLTGWVRNLPDNQVEAVFEGVGEVVEEMVRWCHIGPPAAVVKNVVVEYEQPEGLRRFEVL